GCCGGTCTCAAATCTGAGCCATTGCTGGACATAGACGCTGCGATCGAGCGGTTCATAGACCAAATTCCTCTCGGCGGCAGTGGTATCATTCTACCAACCTACACCGCCATGCTAGCAACCAGGCGCAGTTTAGGACGTAGCACTCCCATAGCGAGGATGAATTGATGAAGCCGTTGGTAATCACTTATCTCTACCCAGCTGAAATGAACCTTTATGGGGATCGTGGCAACATCATCGCTTTGCAGCAACGCTGCCGCTGGCGGGGGATTGATACTAGGTTAGACGAAGTTCATTTGGGTGCAAATTATGATTTTAGCGCCAGCGACATTATCTTTGGCGGCGGTGGACAGGATAAGGGACAGGAACTAGTGGCCAAGGATTTAACTCGCCATGGCACATCCATCAAATCCGCGGCTGAGCGGGGCGTTCCGATGCTATTAGTCTGCGGCTTGTATCAACTTTTTGGTCGCCGTTTCACTACAACCGATGGCCTGGATATTCCTGGGATCGGTCTATTTGAGGCTGAAACGACTGGC
Above is a window of Candidatus Saccharimonadales bacterium DNA encoding:
- a CDS encoding glutamine amidotransferase — its product is MKPLVITYLYPAEMNLYGDRGNIIALQQRCRWRGIDTRLDEVHLGANYDFSASDIIFGGGGQDKGQELVAKDLTRHGTSIKSAAERGVPMLLVCGLYQLFGRRFTTTDGLDIPGIGLFEAETTGGAKRLIGNISVESEYGTLIGFENHSGLTKLDSGQKALGRVIKGAGNDGSSGQEGAVFKNVIGTYLHGPILPKNPSLADFLIMAALSHKSGRDLKLEPLDDSLELLAAETASRRPR